From Zea mays cultivar B73 chromosome 3, Zm-B73-REFERENCE-NAM-5.0, whole genome shotgun sequence:
cggtgcccccttccgaccgttggctcggccacgtgtcccgcgcagaacgcgcggccgaccgttggcccggccgaccgttggctcaccggacagtccggtgcacaccggacagtccggtgaattttagccgtacgccgtcagcaaattcccgagagcggcctcttcggtcgaggcagcctggtgcaccggacactgtccggtgcaccaccggacagtccggtgccccagaccgaaacagcctcttggctgtacacagccaactctcttcttttcttcttcttcctgtttctaatacttagacaagtatattagtacacaaaaccaatgtactaagacttagaaacatacctttgctctagatttgcactttgttcatccatgggcattgattcatatttaagcacttgtgttgacattcaatcaccaaaatacttagaaatggcccaagggcacatttccctttcaccatctggctagctccgccagataggcaatgatggcgccccgctagccccgtgacgacggcggctctcagctctcttacggaagcagggcgacgtcagcaaggacacaaccgttccaacagctgtccctccaccaggctccgtcgctcctccgacagccacgacatcacgccagcagggtgccaagatctctccggctaccacattggcatgtacttagggcactagctctccccccgctagacacgtagcactctgctacacccccattgtacacctggatcctctccttacgcctataaaaggaaggaccagggccttcttagagaaggttggccgcgcggggacgaggacggggacaggcgctctcttggggccgctcgcccgcgtggacgcttgtaaccccctcacccgcgtggacgcttgtaaccccctactgcaagcgcacccgacctgggcgcgggacgaacacgaaggccgcgggattcccacctctctctcgccggactccggcctcctcgctcctttccccccttcgcgctcgcccacgcgctcgacccatctgggctggggcacgcggcacactcactcgtcggcttagggaccccccggtctcgaaacgccgacatatatATTAGTATAATGCTCGTACGTTTCGACGACATATAAATTATTATCTTCTAATAAAATGTTAGTGCACAATGTGTCCAGAGCATACATGAAGAAAAATATAAATATACATCCTAAAAGATCGATAAAGATGGAAATGTGTAACGCAACGGTGGAGTAAAGATAGAGAAAGAgaaataaatataaatataaagtCTTTATTTTCATTATTACTTGTGTTTTATAGTAGAAGAGACATCCTAAAAGATCAATAAAGCTGAATGTTGGTGTGCTCATGGCGCTCCGCATGCAATTTCGTTCTCCCTTGATCAACGATCAATCACATGGCATAGTCGAAATTGGCGAAATGGCGCTGCAGCTCGGGCTCCAGATACTTGGCCACGTCGTCTCGGCACAACGGGCACGTCGACTTGTGGCTGAACCACTCGGAGATGCAGCGACGGTGGAAGGCGTGCGCGCAGGCCggtagctccacggcctcgctcTCCCGCAGCGCGACCAAGCAGACGCTGCACTCAGCCTCGACGTCACCTCCCACCGCACCGGACTCCTTGCACGTCATCATGAGCATCTGGACGGCGTCGTAGCACACGTGCAGCTCCACTGCCTGCCAGACCGAGACGACGGCGTAGCGGGCCCGCAGAACTGGGTCCACGAGCCAGGACACATTTTGCTGGGACAGGAGGGACTCCCACTCGAGGTCCGTGAGGCCCAGGTGCTGCAGCGGCCGGGTCGACCTCAGCAAGCCGTGGAGCACGTCGCGGACGCCGTTCTCGTCGTCCGGGAGCGCAAGGCAGCTCGTGTCGGCGTCCTGGCGGCGGTACATGAGCACTAGGTTGGGTCGCCCGTTGCCGGTGCTGACGTGCACAGACACGTAGCACCTGAGGTGCAACGTGAACCGGCGATCGCCGCTCGTTGTCGACTGTCGCGATAAGAACTCTATGCTTGTCCTGTATGCCTCGACGCGGCGTTCTGCTGTCAGGGACGAGCTGATCCCGATCGTTCCTTGAGGCGAAGCCAGAAAATGGATCCACCGGGGTCGGCTCCATGAATTATTGGGGTCAAATACATTGCTGAACAGTGTTAAACAGTATTTTACACTGGATTTAACAAATTCCATCGGGTCCGGTGACCCCTGTGCCTTAAGGCAGCTTCGCCCCTGATTCGTCTACCACCAGGCAGCAGCGAGCTACTTGCaactgttaggatttatgggcttagcccaattaagttattcaaataaatcccaggaaaatctcaaaagcccatataagtggatggcaaagggataggtggaaccaatagcaccatattgctagctcttgtggagtagagctaacttaaatatggaagccacactcactcaccaagtcatggatgagaggagagagtgtggagagccacacgcgcgcgcgcgctcgctcgcctcgcctcgcctggcctggcctggccgggccgggccggggcggggcggggcgaagggcgcgggcgcacgacatgcgcgtgaatggtccgccgaaatccggcccctcgccttgcgggggcgcggctaccttttgccgtttgattttttggtttcttggctgttacgcttatcctaaccgatccctataaaatctcaactgattgcgagattttcgtgggcggataagcactggggtcgcggactcggccctataaaaggagcccggcagccagcctccaaatcatcccagatcccagttcgctttcgcctctcttcatagctgagccgccttttagttcccttcgtcccgaccgcagaggtgcatctgcgatcaggagagcaggtctccggaacccttcgtcttctagatcctgcaccgggagagggcgaataaggtttttgggaagcgtcttcacgcgactgctcgtgatctactGACCTCGTCAACCCAtctgatcctggcgcgcgccaacaatcagtaagtctaatcagtacgcatcatctgatttggcttttatttcagttcttctgatttggtcatgatttatattcggaatttaatttggaatttgtctaattattcaacaatccaaaaaccttattgtagacaatttcctagtttttctatggctgcttttgccgacgcgctgaagccagaaaagtttaatggtatgcactttaagagatggcaagtcaaggccacgctctggcttactgctatgaatgtcttccatgttagtaaaggcagacctgagggtccactgactcctgaacaggagaaagagtacgaccatgccaatactatgttcacgggagccgttcttagcgcccttgttgaccgtctggttgatgcgaatatgcagtacacagacgggaaacagttgtgggatgcacttactactaagtatggtgcatcagatgctggcagtgacctgtatatcatggagagctttcatgattataagatggttgataatcgctctattgtagagcaagctcatgaaatacagtgtatagccaaggagctcgaccaccttaagatagtccttcctgaccgatttgtggccggatgcattattgcaaagttgccttctacatggaggaacttcgccacagctctgaaacataagagacaggagatatcagttgaaaatctgatagcgtctctggatgttgaggagaaagctcgggctaaggacacgggatctaaaggaggcgagggccactccagcgccaacatggttcagaagaaccacaacaagggcaaaggaaagccaaaatctaacaagcccaacaaaactaccaacttcaagaagaagaagaacaaggctgaattgacatgtttcgcatgtggcgaggcgggtcattttgccaaggattgtcccgatcgagcggatcgccgtggcaaaaagggcaatgtcaacacagtggtcgctagcaatgaggaagacaaagggtatggtaatttacctttcatcttctcagtatttcaatcacctagctggtggcttgatactggtgctaatgttcatgtgtgttctgacatcaacttgttctcttcttatcagggcgcccgggattcttccgtgctaatggggaatgggtcacatgcttctgttcatggcactggcacggtggatctgaagtttacttcgggaaagatcgtgcagctgaagaacgtgcatcatgtcccttctatacacaagaatctcgttagcggaacccttctatgtagagatgggttcaaggtagttttagagtccaataaattagttgtgtccaagtctggacaatttattggtaaaggctatgattgcggaggcttgttccgcttttctttgttagatttcaataataagtctgtgaaccatatttgtgctaatgttgatgatcttgcgagtatttggcattctcgtttgtgtcatattaattttggctctatgtctcggcttgcaaccatgagtttaattccgaatatcaccatagtcaaaggttctaagtgccatagttgtgtgcagtcgaagcaacctcgaaagcctcataaggctgctgaggagagacacctggcaccactagaactcatacattctgatctttgtgagatgaatggtgtgttgacaaaaggtggtaagagatacttcatgacattgattgatgatgcgtctagattttgctatgtatacttgctaaaaactaaagatgaggctttagactactttaaaatctataaggctgaggttgaaaaccaactagagagaaagatcaaacgtcttagatcagatcgtggtggtgagttctttcccaaagtctttgacgatttctgtgcagaacatggcattattcatgagaggactcctccctattcacccgagtcaaacgggattgctgaaaggaaaaaaccgtacgttgactgacctggtgaatgccatgttagacacttctggtttatctaaggcatggtggggggaggcagtcctgacttcatgtcatgttctgaatagaattcctatgggcaaagaagagaaaaccccttatgagaagtgggttgggagaaaaccatcactttcatacttgcgcacttgggggtgcatggcgaaagtcaatgtaccaattaataaaaaacgcaagcttggtccaaggacagtggattgtgtctttcttggatatgcttcgtgtagcatagcatatagatttttagtagttaaatctgaagttcctgatgtgtatgttgatactattatggaatcacgtgatgctactttctttgagcatatatttccaatgaaagacattcatagcaattctagatactcttctgagataattcctgaacataatacacctattgagagttttgaacagccacatgaaattgtcctagaggaggatgacaatgatgctcctaaaaggagcaagagacaaagggttgaaaaatcctttggtaatgatttcattgtgtaccttgtggacgatactcctactaccattgcagaagcatttgcatctccagatgcagatgattggaaagaagcagttcataatgagatggactctattctttcaaatggtacgtgggaagtcactgatcgaccctatggatgcaaacccgtgggttgtaagtgggtgtttaaaaagaagctcaagcctgatggtacaattgaaaagtacaaggctaggcttgtggctaaaggctatactcagaaagaaggagaagacttctttgatacttactcacctgttgctagaatgaccactattcgagtactactttctttggctgcctcgtatggtctccttgttcatcagatggatgtaaagacagcttttcttaatggagagctggacaaggaaatctatatggaacaacctgatggatttgtagtaaagggtcaagaaagcaaggtgtgcaagttattgaaatctttgtatggtctgaagcaagcaccaaagcagtggcatgagaagtttgacactactctaacgtctgcaggctttgccattaatgaggcagacaggtgtgtatattatcgctgtggtgggggcgaaggagttatattgtgcttatatgttgatgatatattgatatttggcacaaacattgatgtgatcaatgaagtcaagtcttttctatcaaagagttttgatatgaaagatctgggagaagctgatgtgattctaaacatcaagctgattaaggcagatggtgggattactctctcgcaatctcactatgttgaaaaggttttgaagcgatttggcttctctgagtgcaaaccttcttcaacaccttatgatcccagtgtgacactgcgaaagaacaagagaattggtttagaccaattgaggtactctcagattgtcggttcactcatgtatcttgctggtgcaacaaggcccgatatctcgtttgctgtgagcaaattgagtaggttcatgtcaaaccccgggactgatcattggcatgcacttgagcgggttatgcgctacctgcaaggtacaatgagttatggaattcactattctggtcagcatgcagtacttgaaggatatagtgattcgaactggatatctgatgcagacgagctttatgccaccagtggttatgtctttactattggtggaggtgcggtatcatggaggtcatgcaagcagaccattttgacgaggtcaaccatggaagccgagctagctgcacttgacacagcaaccgttgaggcagaatggttgcgtgaactcttgatggacttgccggtggttgagaaaccaataccagctatccttatgaactgtgacaatcagacagtgattgctaaagtgacgagttctaaggataatggaaagtcatcaagacatgtcaaaagacgattgaagtctgtcagaaagttgagaaactccggagttataagtgtgacttatatttcaacagataagaatctggcagatccttttaccaagggactaccacgtaatgtgatagaaatcgcatcgagagagatgggtatgagacccgaataaagttgccatggtggaaacccagtctatgtgatcggagatcccgtgaattaggtcctgggaagaacaagccattggtgaactgaggagagtaacctttgaccctctctaagtaaagatgcaatactctcaaatgctgtaaggcaggttggctttgtgccttaatgtgttctgttggcttgtattagcgaagatgttgtcctgcagaacattcttgaaagaacacacctatatgagttagactgtctaacgtcgcagtctatgagatctgggtgatctctagtaaactcatgaagagaccttggagtacgacgtatatgctccacccgagaaggggactactggtagccaagtactagtcatgacttcaagtgaaacccattcacgcaaaacttgcaattcaaggcatagtccattgtccaagttgtgggttggtgtaacttggagttctaggcggaagttcaacttaacagtctctgctgaaaaactagtatattaaacagtagtgaacagtggcgaaaactgcagatgggcatttgagatctggtgggggattgttaggatttatgggcttagcccaattaagttattcaaataaatcccaggaaaatctcaaaagcccatataagtggatggcaaagggataggtggaaccaatagcaccatattgctagctcttgtggagtagagctaacttaaatatggaagccacactcactcaccaagtcatggatgagaggagagagtgtggagagccacacgcgcgcgcgcgctcgctcgcctcgcctggcctggcctggcctggccgggccgggccgggccgggccgggccggggcggggcggggcgaagggcgcgggcgcacgacatgcgcgtgaatggtccgccgaaatccggccctcgccttgcgggggcgcggctaccttttgccgtttgattttttggtttcttggctgttacgcttatcctaaccgatccctataaaatctcaactgattgcgagattttcgtgggcggataagcactggggtcgcggactcggccctataaaaggagcccggcagccagcctccaaatcatcccagatcccagttcgctttcgcctctcttcatagctgagccgccttttagttcccttcgtcccgaccgcagaggtgcatctgcgatcaggagagcagatctccggaacccttcgtcttctagatcctgcaccgggagagggcgaataaggtttttgggaagcgtcttcacgcgactgctcgtgatctactGACCTCGTCAACCCAtctgatcctggcgcgcgccaacaatcagtaagtctaatcagtacgcatcatctgatttggcttttatttcagttcttctgatttggtcatgatttatattcggaatttaatttggaatttgtctaattattcaacagcaACAAGGAAGTTCCGAGTTGATCGTACGTTGAAGGAGAGTTGCGGTAGCTTCCGTCGATAGCCTCCCATTTATATAGGGTCCTCGTGGCTAGCAAAACCATGCATGTCCGATTCAGTTAGGAATCTGAGATTATCTACTAGTTTGTTAAGATTTTGCATGTCCGAGTCCGATCGAGAATTAATAGTCCGATCCTGCCAGGCATATGAACGTTCAGAGCAAAACAAACCTCCCATATTTCTTTCTTTTCTCTACAAAAAAAAAAAATCACTCACAAGCACACAGCAGGTCACAATCACAACACCAGGGGCGCAGCACAGGGGAGaaaggaaagaaaaaaaaaagaacacTAGCAAGCAAGCAGAACGTAGCGCAGCAGGCAGGCAATCGATCTCAAAGCCGGCTCGTCAGTTCTTGACGAACTGGAGGCCGTTGGCCTGAGAGTACCGCTCCATGAAGCGCATGAAGCGGTCCCAGTCCCGGGGCGTGCGCATGACGTACTTGGCCTCGATCCGCGCCGGCTTGCCGTTGACGAACTTGGCGCTCACGTCCACGGACTGCAGCACGCCCTCGTCGTCGATCATGTAGAAGCCCGTGATGTCCCCGAGCTCCGCCGACGAGTCGAACACCGACGGCTGCTCGAACGTGAAGATGGCCACGCCGTTCGTGCCGTCCCGGGACTTGGTCAGCCGCACGTCCGGGATCGTCTGCTCGTCCGTGCCCTGGATGAACTGGATCGCCGGCTAGCGCCACCTGAATGAACCAACAATCCTACCCTTGAAGACTAGGAATTGCTGATGTTCTTATCCTAATCACGCTCCAGTCCAGACTTGTTTGCCTGTGTTGGCCTGAATCTTAACAGTAAGGATAAAATGGCATGTTGATAGGAAGCCAATAACAAAGCAATATCTTAAGGAACCAATGCCAATTAGCACAAATAATCACGGTCAGGCCACAGGGAGCAGGGACAGAGGGAGGTGGCAACGCCCAAAATTACAATAATGCACAAAAACTATCGAGTAGTTGAGTGCTCAACATTGCTAGATTTTAGGCATCATGGGAAACCAGGTACGATGAAGCAAAAAATTCTAGATTTTAGGCATGTTACACATCTTGTCCAAAAACAAGGTTTACATAAGCTGGGGTCAACATAATAAAAACCGAAGGTTGAAATTACCTTCCTTCACCATCTCTCATGCCCTCTAGCTATTCTGCAAAATCCCCAAGGACTGAAGATGAGTTTTAGAATAACAGTCAGGGAAGCAGATGCACAAATACACATTTCCACCTGAACTTGAAACAATTGGCCATATACTAACAGCCGAGTGCTAAAATGTGATGCAGTAATAGCCATGACTTGCTTACTGCTGGTCCTACTGATGACACTGAAGAACATGATATTTGATTCAGTCCAATCCATGCCCAGGAAGCACCGGCTCAACGGTATCGACCAGGTGGGCAACTACGTGCCTGGCCTGACATTTGCTAATCAACAATGGCATGGACAGCTAAAACCAGAAACGATAGCTAGTTTTCCACTCCCATACCAACACTAATCGCCTTAACTTGTTAGCTAGTTTTGAATGCAGCGGCAACAACAAGTAAGAAAACATGACAAAACTTTTATCCTAGTGAAAATTGTATAGAAAACTACTGCAATATAGATAAGTGTAGAAAACAAATAAGCCTTAGAAAGCTTATCCCAATAACATATAGATACATATATATAAAATGGTGAATGAGTGTGTGCACCGTTTAATAGAGAGCTGATTTCATATGTAATAGAAAGTATGAAACTGAAGTACCACCAAGGATCAAAAGATAAAAATTACTTGCCCCAAAAATAAAAACAGAGAATAAGGTGTTTTGCCCTCGGGACCTGAGGTGTAAGATAGTTCCCAAAGATATGTGCACATGCACATGATTAAGCACGAAAGGGGTCATTATATGGATCGAGTCAAATTTTTAGTACTGACATatataaagaaatcatcatgatGTGAGGCATTTATTGATAAAATCTTCAACATGCAAGTCATACTTATTAACTACATAACATGATTTCAACAAGAAATAGTGAAATGGATATGAAATACACATGTGCAAATACAATATTCTAGAAAAACAATGGAAATCTTCGGAACTAAGTTACAATTTCACAGAGAAAATACAACAGAGTGGAGGGACATTCAATTAAAACTTTTTTAATGTAGATCAGACTTAGAAATAAGTAGAAGAGTATCATTAGATTTACAAACATAAAACGATGATAAAGATCTATGGTCCCACCTGCTTGCATGGAATCCCTTTAAGTGCTTCTACTCGCTTTGGTCAAAATATGGTTCTCCCCACTTCGCTATGACCACAAGATATTGATGAATTATCACCATAGGTGAAAACCTATTTAGACAAAATCCTTCAGAACACCAAGGCAAGGAAAATCAGTAATACAGCGATAGGCATAACTGGCTTTAATTAAGGAATCATAAATTACTTCCCCAAACTATGTAACAAAACCGACATGGTTGCCAAAAGTAGATATGTTTAAATTATACGCTAGATCGATTCCAATCATCACACCTGCAACAGATGTCAATGGACATAGCTATACTTAATGCAAATCAAACAAATAAAAGGATAAGAAATTGGCAGTTCATACCGGTTGGCGATGGGTATATGGACATATTGTCTGTTGTGTAATCCATGAACTTGGCTCTTGTATATCGTTCTATGTCATGTGAATCATAAGTCTCCCCAATGCAGTTGCACATCGATCCAATACTTGTTACTTGCTTTCTGATCCAAGACATGCTTTGACTCAGAATCCACTCACGTATAACACCATATATTTATACATCTTTTAGTTGAGTAAAACATGCAATCATCAATATAGATAAACCCCCTGCTTATAATGAATCAGGCTTATAACAACAAATGATAATATGAAGGATTTAATTAACTTTAGTTTTCTTCAAACTTGTAGCTGACCATATATTTATATATCTTTTAGTTGAGTAAAACATGCAATCATCAATGAAGATAAACCCCTTGCTTTATAATGAATCAGGCTTATTTTTTATAATGGAAACAAAAAATGTTCCAGCCTTTTATAGTTTCCTACATAGGACATTACAGTTTGAAAACTAATAAAACATGCATCATTAAAAAAagaacattcttgaaaataacttGTTCTCGAATCAAGCGTCCTTTAATCTGGCATTAGACCTCCAACCATGTTTTGCAATGATCTCCATTGCCATCGTCTCTAAGGATTGATATACCACACGAATCTCTTGGTGAGCTTCTTGTTTCTGCAATAATCTTCAGAGTCTGAGCCAATACGTCCCCCTGAAAGGAACCTGCAAAATTGATGGTATTGGTTTAAAATTAAAGGCCACATCATTGCGGCACAACCAAATAGACCAAAACATTGTCGTCACTCCAATTATGATTTTTTTCCGATGAGCTATTCCCTTGTTAGTAGCCCAATTCTCAACTATATGATTACTATTGATGGGTCTCTCTGTATTTAAAGCAAAGTAAATAATACTCCAAATGTTTCTGATAAGGTAACGATAAAAAATATGTTGAATAGTCTCATTCTCATTAAAAAACAACATTTCATACTCCCTGTCCACCCACGTTTAGCTAAATTGACTTTAGTGGGAGTAACTCCTCTCCCTAAGTACTACAAGAACATTTTAATTTTGAGAGGGAGTTTTAGTTTCCAAAGCAACATATTATGGATTAAAGTGGAAGTATTCATTAAAAGCGGTACAttgactagatgagaaaactccaTTTCAATGTGGTCCCCATAAGAATTTATCCTTCGAATGACCCAAAAGAATAGATGCGAGTAAAATTGATAAATTATGCCACTCAACCCTCGTCGTCCTTGCCGTTGACGAACTTGGCGCTCACGTCCACGGACTGCAGCACGCCCTCGTCGTTGATCATGTAGAAGCCCGTGATGTCCC
This genomic window contains:
- the LOC103650783 gene encoding photosystem II reaction center PSB28 protein, chloroplastic yields the protein MATVAAMKALAVAASPVSAQIAQQPRRYVAGGVSRRLQSLFHGVSVQCPGRSRRATPWRGTQVAVVDTEIRPAIQFIQGTDEQTIPDVRLTKSRDGTNGVAIFTFEQPSVFDSSAELGDITGFYMIDDEGVLQSVDVSAKFVNGKPARIEAKYVMRTPRDWDRFMRFMERYSQANGLQFVKN